A genomic window from Enoplosus armatus isolate fEnoArm2 chromosome 20, fEnoArm2.hap1, whole genome shotgun sequence includes:
- the vps35l gene encoding VPS35 endosomal protein-sorting factor-like, whose product MAAVQWRSHGRNYEAELQRCRPEAAPVEFGDYHPLKPIMVTDTKTRRGARKGSTSSSSSSSSSAPPDPLSSMMDGTDPLSMFAAASASEAPTMSHSASTGDLGRKKKEKEEEAVGPDFEPWSAKRGEILARFTTTEKLSINLFMGSDKGKAPSPGSSAVSEKVRTRLEELDDLEEGSQRELLNLSQQDYANRIEELNQSLKEAWASDQKVKALKIVIQCSKLLSDTSVIQFYPSKFVLITDILDTFGRLVYDRIWTMCSDPRPLPDPFTVEDVNDTAKETCLNWFFKIASIRELLPRLYVEAAILKCNRFLNKSGIQETLPRLTAMIRGIGDPLVAAYTRAYLCRVGIEVAPHLKDSLNRNFFDLLGTFRQVSGESVQNQLVQQRVEVPEYLTLYSPAINWILQCIAYRAPEPLLTEMMERCKKLGNNALLLNSVMRAFRPEFVAARATDFIGMIKDCDEAGFPKHLLFGSLGRSLACADPPESERLTILNEAWKVVTKVRSPQDYVNCAEIWVEFTCRHFTKREVNTVLADIIKHMTPDRAFEEAYPQLQSVIRKILTYFHDFSVLFSMERFLPFLDMFQKDSVRVEVCRSIMEVFIKHQVEPTRDPVILNAMLHICKTMHDSVNALTLEDEKRSLALLIIGFIRMVSFGRDFEQQLSFCVEARATFCNLEPVLVQLIHTVNQLAMETSRVMRGSHSRKTAAFVRACAAYSFITIPSLSSIFSRLSLYLLSGQVALANQCLSQADAFLKAAVSLLPEVPRSISVEGKLRSSESFLLDFINNFLSTLLVVPDHPEHGVLYLVRGLLNMVQDYTWEDYSDAKVRVYMSALPLLAAMSQETYLYSIPKVDSNETLYGGDPKFLSEINKLCETLIGQILDHLKALGRDESTRRQGALAFSLFGVLLAHGDLRNNKLSQLAVNLWNLSHKHGYCETRVSVRTLECIKHQAQQPDMTHLSDTVQRLALQSRT is encoded by the exons ATGGCTGCGGTGCAGTG GCGGTCCCACGGGCGCAACTATGAGGCCGAGCTGCAGAGATGTCGTCCTGAGGCTGCTCCGGTTGAGTTTGGAGACTACCATCCCCTCAAACCCATCATG GTGACGGATACAAAGACCCGCCGCGGGGCTCGTAAAGGCAGCAcgtcctcatcttcctcctcctcctcctcggcgcCCCCGGACCCCCTCAGCTCCATGATGGATGGGACCGACCCCCTCTCCATGTTTGCCGCCGCCTCGGCCAGCGAGGCTCCTACCATGTCACACAGCGCCTCAACAGGG gacctggggaggaagaagaaggagaaggaggaagaggcggTGGGACCAGACTTTGAGCCCTGGTCGGCAAAACGAGGAGAGATCCTGGCCAGGTTCACCACCACCGAAAAACTCTCAATT AATCTTTTCATGGGCTCTGATAAAG GAAAAGCTCCAAGTCCAGGATCCTCGGCTGTTTCAGAGAAAGTTCGTACTCGCCTGGAGGAACTGGATGATCTGGAGGAG ggttCCCAGAGAGAGCTGCTGAACCTCTCCCAGCAGGATTATGCCAACCGCATCGAGGAGCTGAACCAGTCCCTGAAGGAGGCCTGGGCCTCAGACCAGAAGGTCAAAGCCCTGAAGATTGTCATCCAG TGCTCTAAGCTTCTGTCCGACACCTCGGTGATCCAGTTCTACCCCAGCAAGTTTGTTCTCATCACCGATATCCTCGACACTTTCG GCCGGCTGGTGTACGACAGAATCTGGACCATGTGCTCGGACCCACGACCCCTGCCAG ACCCGTTCACGGTTGAAGATGTGAATGACACGGCCAAGGAGACCTGCCTCAACTGGTTCTTCAAGATCGCCTCCATCAGAGAGCTTCTGCCCAGATT ATATGTCGAGGCTGCCATTCTCAAGTGCAACCGCTTCCTGAACAAATC CGGTATTCAGGAGACGCTCCCTCGGTTGACAGCCATGATCAGAGGGATCGGAGACCCTCTGGTGGCAGCGTACACCAGAGCTTACCTCTGCAGG gtGGGCATAGAAGTCGCCCCCCACCTGAAAGACAGCCTGAACCGCAACTTCTTCGACCTGCTGGGCACCTTCCGGCAGGTCAGCGGGGAGAGCGTCCAGAACCAGCTGGTCCAGCAGAGGGTGGAGGTCCCCGAGTACCTGACGCTCTATTCCCCCGCCATCAACTGGATCCTGCAGTGCATCGCCTACAGAGCTCCAGAG CCTCTGCTAACggagatgatggagagatgCAAGAAGCTGGGGAACAA TGCCTTGCTGCTGAATTCAGTCATGAGGGCGTTCAGGCCGGAGTTTGTAGCAGCCAGAGCCACCGACTTCATCGGTATGATCAAAGACTGCGACGAGGCCGGCTTCCCGAAG CATCTGTTGTTTGGGTCTCTGGGCCGCAGTCTGGCTTGTGCCGACCCCCCAGAGTCGGAGAGACTGACGATCCTTAACGAAGCCTGGAAGGTGGTCACCAAAGTCCGCAGTCCCCAG GATTACGTCAACTGTGCTGAGATCTGGGTGGAGTTCACCTGCCGCCACTTTACG aaaCGTGAGGTCAACACCGTTCTGGCTGACATCATCAAACATATGACACCGGACCGGGCGTTTGAGGAAGCTTATCCTCAG CTGCAGTCGGTCATCAGGAAGATCCTCACCTACTTCCACGACTTCTCCGTCCTCTTCTCCATG GAGCGTTTCCTGCCATTCCTGGACATGTTCCAGAAGGACAGCGTGAGGGTGGAGGTCTGCAGATCCATCATGGAGGTCTTCATCAA ACACCAGGTGGAGCCCACCAGAGACCCGGTCATCCTCAATGCCATGTTGCACATCTGCAAGACCATGCACGACTCTGTCAA CGCTCTCACTCTTGAGGATGAGAAAAGATCTTTGGCCCTTCTGATCATCGGCTTCATCCGCATG GTTTCTTTTGGCCGTGACTTCGAGCAGCAGTTGAGTTTCTGTGTGGAGGCCAGAGCCACCTTCTGTAACCTGGAGCCAGTGCTGGTGCAGCTCATTCAC ACTGTGAACCAGCTGGCGATGGAGACCAGCCGGGTGATGAGAGGCAGTCACTCCCGGAAGACGGCAGCCTTCGTCAGG gcGTGTGCCGCCTACAGCTTCATCACCATCCCGTCGCTCAGCAGCATCTTCAGTCGTCTCAGCCTCTATCTGCTCTCTGGTCAGGTGGCGTTGGCAAACCAGTGTCTCTCCCAGG CTGATGCTTTCCTAAAGGCAGCGGTCAGCCTTCTTCCGGAGGTTCCTCGCTCCATCAGCGTGGAGGGGAAACTCCGCTCTTCTGAGAGCTTCCTGCTGGACTTCATCAACAACTTTCTGTCGACGCTGCTGGTTGTCCCG gacCATCCAGAGCATGGCGTGCTCTACCTGGTCCGCGGTCTGCTCAACATGGTCCAGGATTACACCTGGGAGGACTACAGCGACGCCAAGGTGCGGGTCTACATGAGTGCTCTGCCCCTGCTGGCCGCCATGAGCCAGGAGACGTACCTCTACTCCATCCctaaag TGGACTCCAATGAGACACTTTATGGCGGAGACCCAAAGTTTCTATCAGAGATCAACAAGCTGTGCGAGACTCTGATCGGGCAGATCCTGGACCACCTGAAGGCACTCGGTCGGGATGAG AGCACACGGCGTCAAGGCGCTCTGGCCTTTTCCCTGTTCGGTGTCCTGCTGGCTCACGGCGACCTGAGGAACAACAAGCTGAGCCAGCTGGCCGTAAACCTGTGGAACCTCAGCCACAAACACGGATACTGCGAGACCCGCGTCTCA GTCCGGACCCTGGAGTGCATCAAACACCAGGCTCAGCAGCCCGACATGACCCACCTGTCGGATACAGTCCAGAGGCTGGCACTGCAGTCCCGCACCTGA
- the zdhhc16b gene encoding palmitoyltransferase ZDHHC16B, which translates to MLVRPVHLTRACRRGGGGGMRIGSSWRWQLSRAMRLALRWCRLCRPQKGGRGGGTKPRAGGRLLEMWSYSKLLLKSLYFNSLSNSDTLLDCAFEPVYWIVDNVTRWFGVVFVCLVILLTTSVVVIVYLFVLPTIISTYPVHWIAWHLCCGHWLLVMVVFHYYKATTTSPGHPPKDKIHIPSVSICKKCITPKPPRTHHCSICNMCVLKMDHHCPWLNNCVGHLNHRYFFSFCLYMTLGCIYCSISSRDLFLEAYSAIERYYQTPPPTDTSRETTAHKSIIFLWVLTSSVAVALGGLSLWHSILISRGETSVERHINHKETKRLQEKGKVFKNPYHHGVMNNWKLLLGVEERSHWFTRVLLPSSHLPNGDGITWDCVFARRDPMAI; encoded by the exons ATGCTTGTCCGCCCCGTTCACCTGACCAG AGCGTGCCGGAGAGGGGGCGGCGGTGGCATGCGCAttggcagcagctggaggtggcAGCTCTCCCGGGCCATGCGGCTAGCGCTGCGCTGGTGCCGGCTGTGCCGCCCGCAGAAAGGGGGCCGAGGCGGGGGGACCAAGCCGCGGGCCGGCGGCAGGCTTCTGGAGATGTGGAGCTACAGCAAGCTGCTGCTCAAGTCGCTGTACTTCAACAGCCTCAGCAACTCGGACACTCTGCTGGACTGCGCGTTCGAACCCGTCTACTGGATTGTGGACAATGTGACACGCTGGTTTGGGGTG gtgtttgtctgtctcGTCATACTGCTGACGACCTCAGTGGTGGTCATCGTCTACCTGTTCGTCCTACCCACCATCATCAGCACTTACCCCGTGCACTGGATCGCCTGGCACCTCTGCTGCGGCCACTGGCTTCTTGTCATGGTGGTCTTCCATTACTACAAggccaccaccacctccccagGACACCCTCCAAAG gacAAAATTCATATTCCCTCAGTGTCCATCTGCAAGAAATGTATCACTCCCAAGCCTCCCAGGACGCACCACTGCAGCATCTGCAACAT GTGCGTTTTGAAGATGGACCATCACTGTC CCTGGCTCAACAACTGTGTGGGCCATTTGAACCACCGCtacttcttctccttctgcctGTACATGACCCTGGGCTGCATCtactgcagcatcagcagcagggACTTGTTTCTGGAGGCCTACAGTGCTATAGAG AGATACTATCAGACGCCTCCTCCAACTGACACCTCAAGAGAGACCACCGCTCACAAGAGCATCATCTTCCTCTGGGTGCTGACCAG CTCTGTGGCGGTTGCTCTGGGAGGACTCAGCCTGTGGCATTCCATACTCATCAGCAGAGGAGAGACTAGCGTGGAGCGGCACATCAACCACAAGGAGACCAAAAGACTGCAGGAGAAGGGCAAG GTGTTCAAAAATCCATATCATCACGGTGTGATGAACAATTGGAAGTTACTGTTAGGCGTGGAAGAAAGGAG TCACTGGTTCACGCGGGTCCTCTTGCCCTCCAGCCATCTTCCCAACGGGGATGGCATCACGTGGGACTGCGTCTTCGCCAGAAGAGACCCCATGGCCATCTGA
- the get4 gene encoding Golgi to ER traffic protein 4 homolog — protein MSEQESLRCSSARNRGGVQRVEGKLRASVEKGDYYEAHQMYRTLFFRYMSQAKHAEARELMYNGALLFFSYNQQNSAADLSMLVLEVLEKSETKVEDEILENLAKLFSLMDQNSPERVAFVSRALKWSTGGSGKLGHPKLHQLLAVTLWKEQNYSESRYHFLHSSDGEGCAQMLVEYSASRGFRSEVDMFVAQAVLQFLCLKNKNSASVVFSTYTEKHPSIEKGPPFVQPLLNFIWFLLLAVDGGKLTVFTVLCEQYQPSLKRDPMYNEYLDRIGQVFFGVPPKQSPSYGGLLGNLLNSLMGSGEEDDGAEEAQEDSSPIELD, from the exons ATGTCGGAGCAGGAGTCTCTGAGGTGCTCCAGTGCCAGAAACCGTGGAGGCGTACAGAGGGTCGAGGGAAAACTGCGAGCCAGTGTAGAAAAGGGGGATTATTATGAAGCACATCAGATGTACAGGACTTTATTTTTTAG GTACATGTCGCAAGCAAAACATGCCGAGGCCAGGGAGCTGATGTACAATGGCGCTCTGCTCTTCTTCAGCTATAACCAG CAAAACAGCGCGGCAGACCTGTCCATGCTGGTACTGGAGGTGTTGGAGAAATCTGAGACAAAAGTTGAAGATGAAATATTAG AAAACCTGGCTAAGCTGTTCAGCCTGATGGACCAGAACTCCCCAGAGAGAGTAGCGTTTGTGTCCAGAGCCTTGAAATGGTCCACGGGAGGGTCTGGCAAGTTGGGCCACCCAAAACtacaccagctgctggctgtcacCTTGTGGAAAG agcaAAACTACAGTGAGTCTCGTTACCACTTCCTGCATTCGTCTGACGGAGAGGGCTGTGCGCAGATGCTGGTGGAGTATTCGGCGTCACGAGGCTTCCGCAGCGAGGTCGACATGTTTGTGGCGCAGGCCGTCCTACA GTTCCTCTGcttaaagaacaaaaacagcgCTTCCGTGGTGTTcagcacatacacagagaaacacCCGTCCATAGAGAAGGGCCCTCCCTTCGTCCAGCCTCTACTAAACTTTATCTGGTTTCTGCTGCTGGCAGTGGATGG GGGTAAATTAACAGTTTTCACAGTGTTATGTGAGCAATATCAACCTTCCCTGAAGAGGGACCCCATGTATAATGAG TATCTCGACAGAATAGGACAGGTTTTCTTTGGCGTTCCACCCAAACAGTCCCCATCATACGGTGGACTGCTAG GAAACCTGCTGAACAGCCTGATGGGTTCGGGCGAGGAGGACGACGGGGCTGAAGAAGCCCAGGAGGACAGCAGCCCCATAGAGCTGGACTGA